The genomic region AGTGTTTTGCATGAAGGGCTATGTTTCGGAACGTATATATAGTGGCAAATATTACCTGTAAGGAAATCGGGGCGAGTGGACCCAGATAAATCCTTCTTTTACATTAGGGCCAACGCCTGGTCGAAAAACATATAAGGTTGTCCCTCAATGGGTGCCGTGTCAAGGCTCATCGCATGGCTACTCGTATTCCTACTGCTAGTGAGAAAGCTGGCCGAGATAGACGAGTACGCCGCTATAGCTGTAGCCTCCATAGGCATAGCCATAACATTCATATGGTTCGCTATAGTCGCGTACAGCAGGCGATACTACTAAGTCCCCTGGGGGATGGCTGCTCGGGTCCAGCAAAGAACCTGGAATGGCACGGAGCAAAGGAGGAGAACCAGCCCCTAGGTTAGGAGCTTCTCAGCCTTCTTCTCAAGCACCCAGCCCCGGGAGGGCCCGGCGTAGTAGATTAGGCCCTCGCTTCGCAAGAGGCGGAAAAGCCTACCATACTTCTCGAGAGCTGCTTCTGCCTCATACTCGTCGCTTGCCCTGAGCCGCCTAAGCTTCTCTAGGAACTCGTCGAGGGCCTGCCTGGTCGCTACTACTCTGCGCCCAGCCACGGCTATGACGCGGTAGCCGCGGGCCTCTAGGACCCCGGTATCTATCTCCGCCCGCACATCGGGCGGAAGCTCGTCAACAAATACCACTCCCTTCTCCCGGAGCCTTTCCGCGACGTAGCGAAGCCACTTGGGCTCACGGCTAGCCTGGGGAGCCTGCTCCCTAGCCACCGAAACGGCTGCCGCAATAGCCTTGGCGAGCTCCTCTATGTCTCGCCGCGTCAGCCCGCCGCGGCTCCTGCGAATCTCCTCCCGGAGCCCAGTAATAGCCTCCTCTAGGCTCCTCAGCCTCTCCTCAAGCCTCCCCAGCCTCTCCAAAACCTCAGCCGCTTCAGCGGCACCGGCTCCGCTGGCCCCGATGCCGTGCTTCTCGAGAGCCTCCCGCACAGCCTCCTCTACCACGCGGCGCAGAAGCTCCTCTAACCCTCCCTCCTGCTCTCCGGCGCCGAGCCCCCCAGCGGCCGTGCCTAGCTGGCGCAGATACTCGTCAAGCCTCCTAGCCCTAACCATGCTGGCCCCCTTTTAGCTAGGCGATGCAGTCCAGCTATACCTAGGGCGGAGATACCCGATAAAACCTAGCACGGAGTCCCCGCCGAGGCGGAAACGATAAGGAGCCTAGCAAGGGCTCTTTCTCTACACGAGGCTGCGCCGGGAGACAGGGGCTGAAAAGGCCCCAGGGATGACCCTGGCGCGTCCCACCCCGAACGCCTCCTCCTCGCAGCAATCAACCGCTCCGAGGGCAGAACCCCTATCGTCTCGGAAACCCTTTCAGCGCCTGCCGCCTCTCATCTTCCCCCAGCCATACACTATCCCGGCGGCAAAGAGGAGCAGCGAGACAATGGCTGCGAGGATGCTAGGGACCCAGTAGAGTAGCCCTGCGTAGACCAGTAGTGAGCCTGCAGCAACAGTTGCGGCGACCACGAAGTAGTCCACGACAACGTAGAACACTGCAGCGAGAACGATGCCCAGCACTAGGACTGCTAGCCCACTAGCCGCTCCAGGCGCGAAGAGCTTGACGAGAATGTCTGCGAGGACAAGTCCCCCGATAAGCGCTATCCCTGCCTTGAACAAGGCGAAGCCGATTACGGCTCCTATTATGAAGCCAACAAAGCCCAGCACCAGCGCTGCAAGGAGGCCGAGCCCGGACCCAATAGCGTAGAAAACTAGGGCGAGCACTACTCCGAGCACTAGGCCTGCCACAATCCTCACAAGCTCCAAGCCGGCGAAGACCAGGACGAGGCCAAGCAGCAGGAGGAGCAGCGAGACAAACCCGTTGCTAATAGCCACGAATACGTGTGCATGCATCCTCCGGCCTACCGGGAAAACAAGCAACGGGTCAAGGATATTAGGCTTACACCGTGCACCCCGACCTTTGCTCAACGGCTACGCGTACCCCATTACCTCGACGCGGTATAGGCGACGATAAGGAGCAACCCTCGAGTTAACCCACTCCAACAGCTCGTGCTCGGATACCCTGGCTCCTTTCCGGAGCCAGACACGCGCAGCCGCTGCCTCACCCAAGTCACCCATGTCAACACTCATGATCTCTGCCTTGGCGACGTCTGGGTGCTGTGTGAGTAGCTCCTTGAGATCCCTTATCAGCACTGGGTACGCCTTATACTTCAACATGGGCTTCACGATGCGGACGAAGTAGTAGTTGCCGCTGCTGTCTATTCGTACCACGTCGCCTGTCCGGAGCCAGCCCCTGCCGAGAAACGCCTTCTCGTTCTCCTCTTCATCGAGGTAGCGCTTCATGACCACCGGGCCCCTCACTAGGAGCTCGCCCTCATCACTCCTACCCATTATCCGCGTCTCAATCCCGGGCAATGGGCGCCCGATGCTGCAGTCCGGGTCTCCTGGCCTCGTGGCTGTAATGGGTAGGGCCTCCGTCATCCCGTAGAGCTGGAGGAGCGGGGCCCCGGTGCGGCTCCTCCACTCCCTCTGGAGCCCGGGCAGCATCGGTGACCCTGCGCTGATGGCTGCGACTAGGCCGTTGTGGCCCCGGTACCCCGTCTTGAGCACAGCCTTGTAGTATAGGGGTACGCTGAAGACGTGGCTCGCCCTACTCTCTGCGAGGCTCCTCGCAGCCTCCCTTGGGTCAAGGGGCCCCCTCTTGGTGTAGAGCACTATGCTGGAGCACGTATACATGGCGCCGAAAACGGCTATCTGTAGGCCGAGGCCGTGGCTTATCGGGACCGGCACGTAGACTCTAGAGCCCTGCTCTAGCCCGAAGTGTGTCGCCGTCAGCATCCCGGATGCGGCAAGCGATGCACCGGTATGAGCTACCGGTAGGCTGCGCCCAGCTATCCCAGCATAGAAGTAGTACAGCAACTCCTCCCAGGGCCGGGGCCGCCAATAACCCTCCCAGGGCGATGTGCTCCCCGTTACAGAGTCGTAGAGGTCCTCGGCGACAATGCACCTGGCCCCCAGCCCCTCAGCGACGCGGCACATCTCAACACCATCCCAGCTAACCACGAGCAGCCCCGGCCTAGCCTGGCTCAGCTGCACCCGGAGATCCCACTCCCCGGACAGAGGATCAACAACCGCCACCCGGAGCCCAGCAAGCCAAGCAGCAAACAGCGCAACCAACCCAGGAAGATTATTAACAGGAGCAACAGCTGCAACACTGCCCTCCTTGACGAGCCCGGAGAACTTCTCAGCAACCCTGCTCGCAGCAACCAGGAGCCCAGAGTAGGTGATGCAGCGCCCCTCCGTGTCACAGATACGGCTCTCCTCAGCAACCGTGGCGCAGTGCAACAAGTAGTCAACAGGGCTCCCAGGGTACCAGGACAACACCAAAACCCCTATCCATGCACAGCCATCCTACACTGCTACCAAGGCCTCCTTGAAAAACTATGTGCACGGAGAAACACGGCAGAGAAGACAGCGCCTCCTCCTCCACGAACAGTGGCAGCCGAGTCCTCCTCGTATATTTTCAGCAAAGTATTGAAAAAGGGAAGATGCTCGTAGGACGCGGAACCAGGCATGGAGGAGCCATGCAGCGCCCGAGCAGTGCTCAGCACGGCCGCCGACACGCCGCTGCAGCTCCTGCCAAGTGCCCCGCGCTGCCCCGGGAACCGAGCGCAGCAGGCATAATGGTGCTCGGTCTCCTCGTCGCGCTTTCCAAGGCTCAGATTCTCTCCACCGGCCTCGTGGCTGGCTCGGTGGCGCTGCTACTACTCCATCTCCTATGCTTTGACGCGGGCTTCGCTGCTGCGCGGGGCCGGCGCCTAAGACGATTAGCGATGCTCGCTTTGCTCAACTCGGTGCCCTACGCTCTAATACTGTGGCTGCGGGGCGTAACCGAGGTCTTCGTCCCCGGGCTTCTCCTAGCCATCGCGGTCTTCGCGCTAGCGACTACAGCGTACCTCCTCGACCCGAGGAGCCCCGACGCCTACGTAGCTGGCTCAGTGATCCCAGCCCTCGCAGGCCTCGCGATAATCTCTGTCCTAGACAGTCACGAGCCAAGCCTCTTGCCTCTGTGGAGCGTTTTTGCGCTACACGTTGTGGCTCGGACAGCGTACACTGAGTCAAGGCTCCCCTTCCGAGACTACAGTCCATGGATCTCCGTAGCCGTACTAGGAGCAGCCATAGTAGTGGCGGCTATCTATAAGCCCCTCCTCCTAGTAGCGCTCATAGAGCCCGTCGTAACGATGACTAGGAATGCCGTAAGGGGTCCCTACAAGCTGCAGATAAACAGGCTAAAACAATACGGTAGGAGGGAACTACTAGCGCAAACAGTCTTCACGGCCCTGCTCATCGTCGCTGACGGCATTGGCTAGGCCAACGTCATAGGCTGTTCGCTGACGTTTAGCCGCGCTTCGTGGAAGAAGCCCCTCTTCGGCGCCGTGTAGCCTACTCGAAGCCCCATATCCTCTTCCTTGCAACCGGGTCGGAGAGTATCCCCTCGAGGGGCCCCCTGTACACTATTTCTCCCCTGTCTATACCGTACGCTGCCTCGGCTACTCCTTGGACGCGCTTAACGCTTCCCGGCTCGGTTACTAGGAGCCCGACGCCCTCGGCCCGGATGTCGCGGAGAGCCTCAGCCAGCCTGGCCACGGCCCTAGGCGCTAGGCCCTCGAAGGGCTCGTCGAGTAGCAGTATCTTTGGCTTCCTTACTAGTGCCCGGGCTACTGCGAGCATTTGTTGCTCGCCGCCGCTAAGGTAGCCTGCGAGCCTCCCGCGGAGCTTCCTAAGCTCGGGGAAGACGGTGTATATCCATTCAAGTGTGTCGCTGGGCACTTTTCCGCCATAGACTACTTCGAGGTTCTCCTCGACAGTTAGGTCGGGGAACACCATGCGCCCCTGCGGCACGTAGCCCACTCCTAGCCTTGCCACCTTGTGCGGCTTAAGCCTCGTGACATCGAACTCCTTGTTGCCTAGCTTTACCTTCACGGAGCCCCGGTACGGCCTCACTATACCCATGAGTGTTCTGAGCAGCGTAGTCTTGCCAGCACCGTTCCTCCCTATAAGGGCGACTGACTCGCCCTGCGAGACCCTTATCTCGACTCCTCTCAGTACTTCGACGCCGCCAAGCCTAACCCATATCCTGCCCGCCTCTATGATCATGGCTTCTTCACCTCCTCCTCGCCCAGGTACAGGGTCCTGACACGTTCATCCTCTTGGACGACGCTGGGAGGCCCTTCGGCCAACACCCTGCCCTCATACATCACTACTACTCTGTCCGATACCCCGAACACGACGTCAAGGTCGTGCTCGACAACGATAACTGATACACCCATGTCGTCCCTGAGCCTCTTTATAATCTCCATCACGGTTTGCTTCTCCGACGCGCTCAGCCCGGCCGTCGGCTCGTCGAGTAGGAGCACTCTTGGCCTAGAGGCGAGGGCTAGTACTATGTCTAGGAGCTTCCTCTCCCCGTGGCTAAGATCCTTCGCCAACACGTACGCTTTGTCGCCGAGCCCAAAGTAGTCTAGGAGCTGCCAAGCCTCCTCCTCAACATCCCCTAGCGCATAGTACCCCTTGAGGCTGAAGAGGGCCTTCTTGCGGGCAATTATGGCGGCCCTTACGTTGTCGATAACAGTCATGTCGTTGAAGACGCTTGGTGTCTGGAAAGCTCTTGCCAGCCCGATCCTCACCAGCCTCCTCGGGGGCCAGCCAGTTACGTCGAGGAACTTGTCCCCCACGCGCAGCAACACCCTACCCTTGTCGGGCTTGATTACCCCGAAGACTATGTTTAGGAGCGTTGTCTTCCCAGCCCCGTTGGGGCCAACAATGCTCAGTATTTCCCGCTCCAAGAGCTTGAGCGTGACGTCGTCGACAGCCCTTACACCGCCAAAGTACTTCCTAGCATTCTCTACAACAAGTACCTCCCTAGCCTCTCCCATT from Pyrofollis japonicus harbors:
- a CDS encoding class I adenylate-forming enzyme family protein, giving the protein MSWYPGSPVDYLLHCATVAEESRICDTEGRCITYSGLLVAASRVAEKFSGLVKEGSVAAVAPVNNLPGLVALFAAWLAGLRVAVVDPLSGEWDLRVQLSQARPGLLVVSWDGVEMCRVAEGLGARCIVAEDLYDSVTGSTSPWEGYWRPRPWEELLYYFYAGIAGRSLPVAHTGASLAASGMLTATHFGLEQGSRVYVPVPISHGLGLQIAVFGAMYTCSSIVLYTKRGPLDPREAARSLAESRASHVFSVPLYYKAVLKTGYRGHNGLVAAISAGSPMLPGLQREWRSRTGAPLLQLYGMTEALPITATRPGDPDCSIGRPLPGIETRIMGRSDEGELLVRGPVVMKRYLDEEENEKAFLGRGWLRTGDVVRIDSSGNYYFVRIVKPMLKYKAYPVLIRDLKELLTQHPDVAKAEIMSVDMGDLGEAAAARVWLRKGARVSEHELLEWVNSRVAPYRRLYRVEVMGYA
- a CDS encoding ABC transporter ATP-binding protein — its product is MIIEAGRIWVRLGGVEVLRGVEIRVSQGESVALIGRNGAGKTTLLRTLMGIVRPYRGSVKVKLGNKEFDVTRLKPHKVARLGVGYVPQGRMVFPDLTVEENLEVVYGGKVPSDTLEWIYTVFPELRKLRGRLAGYLSGGEQQMLAVARALVRKPKILLLDEPFEGLAPRAVARLAEALRDIRAEGVGLLVTEPGSVKRVQGVAEAAYGIDRGEIVYRGPLEGILSDPVARKRIWGFE
- a CDS encoding ABC transporter ATP-binding protein, yielding MGEAREVLVVENARKYFGGVRAVDDVTLKLLEREILSIVGPNGAGKTTLLNIVFGVIKPDKGRVLLRVGDKFLDVTGWPPRRLVRIGLARAFQTPSVFNDMTVIDNVRAAIIARKKALFSLKGYYALGDVEEEAWQLLDYFGLGDKAYVLAKDLSHGERKLLDIVLALASRPRVLLLDEPTAGLSASEKQTVMEIIKRLRDDMGVSVIVVEHDLDVVFGVSDRVVVMYEGRVLAEGPPSVVQEDERVRTLYLGEEEVKKP